The following DNA comes from Alnus glutinosa chromosome 6, dhAlnGlut1.1, whole genome shotgun sequence.
TTTTACGAACATGCTAGAAAGAACAGAGTGGGTAGCTcctaaatcaaataaaaatgatgCCGTAAATCCAAAGATGGGGATAGTAATTATCATCATAGGAATAAGCGAATAGACTCGCGTTGCAGCCAATAGTCTTGGTGCGTTTCCTTGCTATGGGGCTTATGTCTTTGCCGTACAGCCTTTGCTGAAATGACCAAAATGGCCACATCAATAATAGGTGCCCATTCCTACTCTACAAATTCTCCAGTGAAATTTGTTGCACTTCCGACATAGCTCAGGTGCCTGAGTCCTTTGGTGCTACGGCTGATTTGACGAAACAGCCAGAGTGCATCCTTGAAGGTTTCATTGGAAGGGCTGACTTCCCACGGCCACTATCCTACTTGGTCATACCACTCAAGAAGAAACTCCCAGAACAAAAGTCCTCTTCGTGTGCTCTGCAAGGGCCGCTGCATTTTCCTTCAAGCTCTCTTCGTACATCGAGGCACCGTCCACTAATTGAGTAAAGTAATGGATGTCGAAGCATCTCATCATGGTCTTAACACTCGGGCTAAGGCCTCTCTTGAAATTCTTGGCCTTCTTTTCCTCGTCTGGAATGAGGTATACAGTAAATCTCGATAATTGGATGAACTTAGTCGCATATTCTATTACCGCCATGCTCCCTTGAACTAAGTCCATAAATTCCTTGGCCTTTGCCTCCTGCACCACTCGATGAAAGAATTGCTTGTGGAATTCATCCCTAAAGATTTCCCAAGTGACGGCATGTTCTGACCTCAAGTCTAATATAAGTAGGTCCTTCCTAGATTGCCACCATCTCTTCGCATCGCCAGTTAGTTTACGGGTAGGGTATCTCACCTTCTAACCTCAAGTCTAATATAAGTTATCGGATTTGTAATTACAAAAGTCCTTCAAGGTACAACCTCATCCTTTGACAGGATACTTAGCATCACGGTTCTACGCCATCGTCGTGACTAGCTAGGTAATTGCTGTCATAAGTTGCGTCGAATCGAGGTTGACAGCCCCATGAACCAGTATGTCCACAAGCTCTAGGTTGGTGTCTTCCCTAGTGTCCCCCCAATTCTAGGGTGTTGGGCCCGGTCACTGGGTTCCTTTGGGGAAGTATTGTCCAACAAGGAGCAGAGTCAAAATTGACTCCAATCAAGTATCACTTAGGGCAAATTCCAAGGGGTAACTATCCTAAGCTATGGCATGATTATCTCCTTAGGGCTATCTTTATAGGTCCAATAGTCTTTCAGAGCcaaatgctctgataccaactatAACACCCCAGTGAAATTAAGTAACTGGTAGTTAACTTCATGGTTCGTCTCTCAGTCttattctaaaagaaaaagaccatACGGATCTCATCCTCTTTGAAGAGAGTTTGCAGCAGAAGACTTTCAAAATAGCATTCTAACATCCATAATCTCAACCATAATAGCTAGAATAAACTAAGACATCATAACATAAATAGTTGAAGCTCTCGAAGTACGATCATAAGAACAGTTATCCAAATAAGTACATATCCGAAACAAAAAGATCTAAGAGTCACAAACATCAAGAGTCAATTATACACTTAAGAAGATAAAGCATAAAGATGATATCTATCATATCCCGACGGGATTCACTAGGTCCTCGCCACATCCGCCCTAACCATATGGGGTCTAACTCGTCAAAAATGATCCTGAGCACTCCTTCTAACGAGACCATATGCAGCTCTTATTGAGTAATAATGCACATGATGCATATGCTATCATAGGGTGAACTCAGTTTTAGTGGTAATCACATGCATTAGAATATTATTTCGTTGTACAAGATGGTGATGtatgtaatataaatatatgcttATAACAATATTCATGTCATCGTTTAATTCTAGATGGTATACTCAGGATATTAACCACTTCCCGATAGGGTTGGCACTGTCTCAGAGGACCTGTAGTACAACACCGTGCCCCGGATAAATACGCATACcatcatatactagcagcccgACCGAATCTATCCTTGGGTGGCCCACActactagcaaagccgtaaCTGTGACACCTATTCAAGCATGATGTGCCGATGACAAAAAAACAATTGGATCTAAGACCCATCATAACACATTATAAATGACCATAAAGAACAACTCATATAATAGTATTCCCATGGCCTTTTTTGCACGAAATGGTGTACCATATCATACAATGCAATTTTAGTCTTCACCATATTTTACATGCATGGTTTCATAATCTCATCATTTCATTACCGTTAATcacacattttcacaaaatagagttcacagtaATCAAAAGGAAATTTTACGTGGCTCCCACAAGTAATCTTGTTGAGGCTCCACAACCTTGAAATCTAGGAAAACCCTATCATCAGCCTTAAAACCCTAGCTAAAATAGGTTTTAAGTTCTAATCAACTCAAAATTGGCTTTCTGCTCATTGGTCAATCGTCCAGTCAGGAGGGTCGAACGTTTAGCTTTGACATCGTGCGTTCGTCCACTGAAGGTCGAACGTTCAATGCTCGGGCACAATCTCAAATCCGAAACTAAAAGCAATAAAACTGGTTCTAAGCAAGTCCTACTGTCTTGATATGGTTTCTAACAGAGTCCTAAGCCTTAATAAGGCCTCCATGCAGAACTTCGTACGTTAAACatcatataaaaatgaaaaaaaaaaaaaaaaactaattcaaCACTAATCTAGTTATTGAAACCAAAAACTAACTAGAGATACCAAAACCATATGCTAGGTCATGAAAACTAACTAAACAACATATGAACAACTTAAGAAACAAGGTAGGTTAAGGATTTTACCTCTCTTGAAGATTAAGAACCAATAGAGCTCATTCTCTAAATCCAaaacactctctcactctccctctaGGATGACACTGATGAATTGGGTGGAAATGAGGTGAAAAGGGCAAGGGTGGGGGTGTTTATAAGAGAAAACGGATCTAACCTTTGGCAAACGTTTGAGATGCGAATCGCAAACGTTCGTGTAATATCTAGGGTTAGGCAATTGTTTGGCGTACGATAGCGATCGTTCAGGATACGGTTTGACACACATGCTGGAGGCATGGAATGTACCTTCCGACACACAGTACAACATGTCAACAATCATTCGTGGTGGGAACCGCGAACGTTCTTGGTCAACTCAAAAAGTCGACAGTCTAAAATCCCTATTTAAGGCTGAATTAACCCTCCACAATAATTTGGGGCACTACAAAACTACCCCTAAGGAGTCAATTGACGAAAAAAATTCTTCCCAATAACAAGTATTGAATTAGATTTTAACCCCTATAGGGTGAATTGACAGAAACAAGATTCGAACTCAGGACATTTTGCTCAGATACTATGTAAAATCACAacttatcttaaaaacttaagcttTGAGGAAATggtaaaattaatcatttatcaATACATTaacatgtttaacaaaatcttACTACAATTTTCAaatagtgaaaaatataatagacttctaatttatcatgtgTGTGTATGATCAAttgtataacaaaatatctaaatgcgaaatttaaagaagacagatattttgttaacgaaatgaaaactcagttaagagaaaaaccactccagggcagtcaaacccagcatttctactattcagaagacaagactagtaacaaagcactcgcactcacatacccgttatgcagtggtcataccgtgcactctgacgtgtaactaTATAcaaacacctcccaaccaagtctcctacctgaaggggtcttcaatggaatcctttagctttcAGCTCCTTCCTATGCTAGACTTCAAAGGTTGATTAAATCACacacaaatttcataagaaagTTAGCAAATATCTCTGTTTCTGCCTAAACACTCTCTCCAAGTACAAGGAATTCAGTGTCGAAATCTTTTTAATAATACacgcctagagacctctatttataggctatagaaaacctaatacaagTCTGAATCAGACTTCTCTAGGCGGGGTCCGAACTTTAGACAATGAGCGTCCCGACGGCAAGTAGCAGCTGACTCCAAAATACGcgattcttcattaatcttcagtcatcgagtccggacggttgcttgcAATGTTCATTGTTCGCAGCCTCCAGTTTGCCATTCGAACACTTGTGCAAACAGGTGCTCTTGGGAGTTGCTATCTGCTGGGCTGTCCAGACATTAGTGCAAACATGAGTTCCCTATGGTTAGTGTCTACTAAGGTGTTCGAACACTTCTTCAAGCATTGATGGGCAGACGCTTCCTCTGGGCCGTCTGGATGGTAAGTAGGGAACCGACTTTGCTGAATTGTaaactgcgcagaatcttcctgaCACCTGGAAATATCCTTTCTTGAGTTgatgacactgatacttgtcatattaaggctttccaTGTTAAGGAAATTAACtcctgaatattctgaagactctgatAAATACGGTATCCCTGTTAAGGCAGCAGacttacataatagtgattttttcaacaaaatgcaaccaattaaaaacaaacaaactcctccctttggccattctaggacaaaattcacttgaccagttaaaaatataatcatggtccaaaaataaaaatactccccatttttgtctgaAAAGGATAAAGGGAAAACAGAGTGTAGAAAAACCATAGTTATATAGTTCTAAAGTCCAAAcacaagaaaatagaaaactgtaAAAGGCCCAAAAGAACAACTTACTGAAAAGACAGAGGAAGAAAACAAGGTTAGTCTGTCACACGAAAagcagcacacacatgtatctaaaacTGAGAAATCAGTCAGatagcaaatcaaaaatatgcaaacatataattgaaaGTCAAGTATTTAATTAGCATAAATTTCCCTACAGGCAGAAATTTTAAACAGTgtactcaactcatgctatgggtgtgtgtgtgtaaaagctTTCTCAGTAAGGCAAGATGTTCACTGATAAGGTTTAAAAACAATTGAACTTTCttagggagagaaaaaaaaaatatattagatcagtcaaaagtcaaaccttatcgtactagggcctagccaccctcatctgatacattccccATAAGATACaagacttttcttttacttagtccgttagtgaccatctatttccgcaatgatttggtcattgactcTTTCTAAAGATACAAGTACAAGACTAGATTTAACAGTAcaataagtagtggatctttttgtttatccatatttactgaaaattaaatgttttttatcactcggtgctacaacctagaaaaaatgccagaatttatgggttctaagttcaattagcgagttggtcaatttgaccatctttgcaaaaaaaaaaatctctctcatcagaattttcaaaagctaaaaatcagagaaaaaaatgtaccttaggggaacTTTGGATAGTACACAATTTCATTTCATGAAAAAAGTagactatctagcattaagatgttGCAAGGAAACTTAGCAAATATTAGGcgtaaactctcaatcatatataagcatattcaatcaatgtataatgaactgagatatcaagcaaaaatacatgtgatatctgaaaagctctcaacaaaaaaaataaaaaataaaataaaaaataagacagaaaaacaacaaagacatgctatgaggaaaatAAACAATAgctagtcctagcatgtgaggtaagatcaaacctgtcatAAAGGAGAGAGGTTCAGAactaccaagatagaaaagcagccgcccgacgtgctttttctatcatccccatAAAATACCTAcaaaaattttctcaagacaacaaaagaaaattttagggataaaacaaatatggttccTAAAATGCAAAGCATATGTAAAAATATGACAAGGAGAAACCAATGCAACGCAAGCAAACTTgatatgctctaggattaggaaccaaaatcctaggcatgtgtaacttcaccaactaggtgagtccactccccctcacggGGTGAATGACCTCATCCTTTCTAACCCATACCTGCCTTACCCGTGGTGGTTGTTGAAAGGCCTTCAACTGATTGTCCATCCATCTCAGCAAGTTCCACATCAAAATATGCAACCCCTCATAAGATTGGTCGCTTTTGGGCTTCTGCAACTTATTCTTGTattgccttgatttgttcttcctAGGTTTGCCATTCTAATTGGCAAGAACAAATTGCTGCTGTTGCCGCTGATGCTGTGGAACCTGATATCCTGTCGGAGGTCTAGTGCTGgatgtagcttgtcttggcaactccttcttgacctttgatctctaaGCTTTGAAAAGTAAACACTTAGGTCGGACGTGACCACTTAAACCAcaatggtggcatataggaggccctctaatggtaggaggcttctgagtggGCTCTGCAACAGTCGGAACATCTCTACCAATGACAgcctttcccttatccacacaGGTGGGTGGAGGCTCAGGGattgtgggcttgacaaacatagtcttggaagtagaggctacatacccgagtcttgTCTTGTCTGTTGGACACTTTTGGATTGTATCATATGGGCCAGCTTTTCATCAGTCAGCCTCTCTATTTGTAACTGTGCTTCCAACAGTTTTTCTTCTAGATCAATGATCTTCATCAACATCGTGCTTTTTTCTGTCCTCAGACTATTTAGCTCCTGCACGTGCTATTGGCGCGTCTCCCTCAATTTCAAGAACTttacatagaggattttgtaTGCCTCTTTAAGTTCTTCCATGTCTTCATTGCTACTCTCTGAGTAGTAGGACTATGACCCCTCAAATTCTTCATGTGgtgctacaaaggccagaaactTCTGATCCTTGTCTGAGGTCTCCTCTTCTTCAAATTCACTAAGAGTAGCGTTGTAGGCCTTACCCTTTGCCtacttgagattcccgcaatcagccCTCACGTGCCCAAAGCTGGAGCACTCAAAACATTGAGGACCCCTTTGAtcctccttctcttcttctggCTCGGCTCCCTTTGGGTCACCCTTCAGTCtttcagagaacttcttcttagatgccttgagggcaattgccTTTGCCTTTCTGGCTGGgggcagggaatactcataagtttgaagagatcccaccaactcttcaatcttcatctcatcaagatccttgctttcttcaatggtagttacttttattctgaaacgctcaggcaaagatcttagtatctttttaatgagttttacatcagagacgttcttcccgagactcaccatcgagtttctcaggtcgctgATCCTCGTGTAAAACTCattgaatgtctcatcttccaacatcttaatttcttcaaattttgaaatcaacatttggagcttaacggatttaacaatttttgagccctcatatgttgtttcgaAAATTTGCCACACTTCTTGAGctgattcacagtttgaaattcttgcgaattcagacggtgaaaaaGCTTGACATAAAACAttgagggctttatcattggaaagtcatgCGCTGGTTTGAATAACAATCCATTCAGCAATTCTTGTACTTGGTGGGGACCACCCAGTCTCAACAATTTGTCAAACGtctatagattttaaaaagaagtgcatacgagctttccaatagccataatttgtGCCATCAAAGACAGaaacataattaagattttgagacatcataaaaataattagaagtcaaagatcacactcaagaaattaatctaaacatagtataccaagctctgataccaattgaaaaatataatagacttctaatttatcatgtgtgtgtgatcaattgtgttacaaaatatctaaatgcgggATTTAAAGAatacagatattttgttaacaaagtagaaacttagttaagagaaaaaccactccagggcagtcaaacccagaaTTTCCACTGtacaaaagacaagactagtaacaaagcactcacactcacatacccgttatgcagtggtcataccgtGCACTCTAatgtgtacctatacacgaacgcctcccaatcaggtctcctacctgaacgggtcttcaatgaaatcctttagcttagggctcttccctaagctagactacacaggttgatcaaatcactcaagaaccaccctaagagagctagcaaatatctttgtttctacctaaacaccctctcttagcacaaagAATTCAGTACCGACTtattaaataatacaagcctagagacctctatatataggcttcagaaaacctaatacaaTTCTGATTCAGAGTTCTCTAGGCGACGTCTAGACTAGACCTTGGGCGTCTAGACAGCAAGCAGCAACCTACTTCAAATTATGCCATCTCGCgcatttcttcattaatcttcagtcAACTAGTCCGGACAGTATAACCCTAGCGTCTAAACAGTCGCTTGCAATGTTCACTATTCGTAGCCTTCAATTAGTTGTTCAGACACTTGTGCAAACAGGTGCTCTCGGGAGTTGCTGTCTACTGGGCTATCTGGACATCTATGCGAACATGAGTTCCCTATGGTTGGTGTTTACCGAGGTGTTCGGACACTTCTTCGAACACTGATAGGGGTCTGGACGCTTCTtctgggccatccggacggaaagtagGGAATCGactttgctgagttgtaaactgcgAAAAATCTTCCTGACACCTGGAAATTTCCTTTCTTAAGTTGATAACACTAATACTTatcatattaaggctttccaTGTTAAGGAAATTAACTCGTAAATATTATGAAGACTCCAATAAATACGGTATCCCTGTTAAGGCAGCAGacttacataatagtgattttgtcaacaaaatgcagccagtTAGAAACTAACACGAGTAGTTGATACTTGGGATATTTAAGTATCATTGAGTTGTCTAAGGTTAGAGTTGTGCTATAAATGTGAGGTTAATGGTGTATTTGCAATGTAACTAATGGAGTTGGACATTGCAAAGCTTGAGTGGGAGTCATTCTTAGAAGTCAAGTGGGTATTAGTAAGTATGTTACTTACTTAGTAAAGATACTATGTTTTAATACTTTaggtgttttaatgttttaaagtttagtAAACAATTTTACTTACTAATCAAAATaaatgatttgtttttaaatgaCCTTCCAAGCATCATTGATTGTTTAAATTCAAGCCAATGATATGTTATGACGATATATAATTTATGAGTACTTTCAATTGTTTGAATTGTATTGAGATATACTTTGACAAATGTTTTAAGAATATTTGCTTAAAGACAAGtgattgttgtgcaaatatccaCCTAAATAATAGGCGAATAAATGTACGTTTTACTTgtaagtgcacaagatcaaaacgatagtatagaaAGCAAGTACAATATTATTCCCACGAGAATTGGTAAATTGTGTTTAAAAAGAATTTCTTAAGATAGATATTTTGAATGAAGTAAAATATGATTGCAATGGAATAAAGTAAACAGTATAATTTACAACAGTAAATAAAAGGGTAAGGCTCCCATATTCACCATTAATCATACTCTTTTTAGGAAATGAAATGCACAATGCTACAAACTATATTGCCATGCTTAATGTTGGTCAGCCATAAGGGCATGACATCAACTCCTAAAGTTATTGATCTTCCTAAGCAACAAGTTAGGCATGgcatctactctaactcttttctttcttgaagaaTTTAGCACGGCGTTTACTAtataagttgttcttcaagaaagaataAAACAATGGAAATGAACAAACACACTCAGGCTGGAACATGgcatctattccagttgtcttcatgttgattaatccgAGAACCTGTGATAGGGTTAtttcattactctattatgcTTAGGTCTCggccatccaaattgacataaataacaatcTATACCACATGCATTTGATGACCAAGCATAAACATGCGAGCAATTCAAGAAAATCGaaaataatcaattaagaatcacAAATAGTTGTAGCAAGGCAGATCAAAACCTTGTGCTTGAATCGAGCCCTAACAAGAGTAATTAACTACAACTAATTCAGACTAAAagtatatacatacagaaaataaagaaaggaagaaagaaaaatcaaaaccctTCTTGATCCAACCACCAATTCCTCTCCCAaagcttgtgtttttttttttttggagaactTAGGGGAGTATTTATAGAATTTAGAAACAACCCTAGATGATTTCATGTAGCCTACAAGTCCAAAATCGAGTTAGAGTTGGATTCGGATCTTTCCCAAAAAAAGCAGGTTTGCTGACTTCTCTTTCCTACAGCaaataaatctaaaattaaTTTGGAGTTGGATCTTTCCAAGAAGAATAGGTATACCGATTTTGCAGCAAATGAatccaaaattgatttggagttggatcCTTTCAAAAATATAGGTCTACCGATTCTGCagcaaacaaatccaaaattgatttggagttggatcTTTCCAAAAATGGGTTTGCCATGTTGACCACGCATAGCCTGACCTTTGCCTACTAAAACTGCCATAACTTTTtctagaaaaattatttttacgaTCCATAAAATTCTCCAGAAAATAGACATCTAAATCTTTCCAAGTATATATGGCTTATATCCTGGTTATTTCTAAGTCAATACAGTTTAATCTACAAAGATGATTGATCTGTACGGGCAATTCTGAGAATTTAGTAAGGCTCATTTTCACCCTTTGCTAGTGACAACATGACTTAGCAAAATACTCAATTTATCTTTAACGGTCcaaaaatgatgggttttgtTGCACTTCTCTTGGGAAACCTAAAAGCATgtaaaacactacaaaaaatcaaattgtAACAAGATTAAATGATTAACATATGCAATTAAAAGGCTTGAATGTGTAAAATTCAGTGCTAATCAGTGATGGATATactatttgaattgtttttgaGATATGATGAAAACGGGTGCATGAGCATGaaagtaaagaaagaaagatttatTAGCATGCATCACAAACACATGCATGATTGCACAATGTGAATATTAATGAATCAATGGATTAAAGGTAATGAAGCATAGGGACAAGGCGATTAGCCTATATTTGAGCATTTGTTTGAGTCAAGAATAGACCATTTGTATTTAAGCATTCCTATGAGTCAAGACAAGCAGGGTTAAATTCCTCAGTAGGAGCAAGTCCTACCCATATGTATTTGGCCATTGCATGATACATGGAAATATAAGGAATGAATGTAAGCACAATAGCATGGTGTTTATGGATGTTTATTATGATGTGATTTCATACTAGATGTATCAGTGTGCATATGTGCCTGAATAGAACATAGCATATGTATACTGTTACAACTAGATTACATATGATGCTTTATGCTTTTGCTTAGATATGTTTGTATGCTTGTGTTTCACCTGAGGTTACGGACCATATGTATATGGTGTAACTAAGTTATATAATGTATAAATGTGATACTTTTAGATGGGTTTGTATGTATAGGTTTCCGAGCGTGAGTTTGGACGTGCACATACGTTCACAGctaaatgatatattttaaaaaataattcataacTACAATATTTACTTCATTAGCTACAAGATATTTTCAAAGGAAATACTAAAATAAggtagttgttattgtaaaTTCACATTGAAAGTGAAAATTCGGCTTATCGAGAAAATTTTGTGacttctatacttactgagatcATGGATTCATATATTTGCATGTGCGAATGTGGTGACCCTGCAATCGCATAGATCATGTTGTTGATGCAGGCACTAAGAACATCAATGACGATCCAATTGCCTCATACTTGGGCTTCTACGACTGAAGCCTTGGATATCGAGTGTTTTGGATAGGCTATAGCTTTAGCCTATCTTTTGTAGTTGTACATCATTGTGTTATGTACATGAACACTTATGATGTATATGGCATTGTGTATCTAC
Coding sequences within:
- the LOC133871583 gene encoding uncharacterized protein LOC133871583, whose amino-acid sequence is MELWKSIGLTSHRFCGNVMNGGNVRVGKEIGNGGKIVNARFKRPRQVADLEVRYPTRKLTGDAKRWWQSRKDLLILDLRSEHAVTWEIFRDEFHKQFFHRVVQEAKAKEFMDLVQGSMAVIEYATKFIQLSRFTVYLIPDEEKKAKNFKRGLSPSVKTMMRCFDIHYFTQLVDGASMYEESLKENAAALAEHTKRTFVLGVSS